A genomic stretch from Setaria italica strain Yugu1 chromosome VII, Setaria_italica_v2.0, whole genome shotgun sequence includes:
- the LOC101764269 gene encoding uncharacterized protein LOC101764269: MEAMDLEAKLGENGHGHKGSDLDPEKAAGQVLQGGDAKRPREADNGDHRSAMETDEEEDEELGPERCFELHRKSWLSMFGRNGAIPFEAETQYPPMCYTDIPMLPATAGPGDTMEVFFVKVNQITSDLQWPLDVYGIVAVRDSLDWKRNYLFSRGRDNCQTLTSQDSLLELTGPSRAILLWDEPIFEIDLKVKDKGSSSSEDDKILCLDFFGYNNISYKGSLSYTRTEVLSSKHSTVEVRYAHLKRSVEATITARISKGSGNFSARLTACNTSIGEDVVLLDTRGKEVFVNKDGEVTLQRRVVVVEERAELILGIKAEQLGDAGVSSTKLEKKFGFVASQP; this comes from the exons ATGGAGGCGATGGATCTGGAGGCGAAGCTGGGTGAGAACGGCCACGGCCACAAGGGGTCTGATCTGGATCCGGAGAAGGCCGCGGGTCAAGTGCTTCAGGGCGGCGATGCTAAAAGGCCCCGCGAGGCCGACAACGGCGACCACCGCAGCGCCATGGAGacggatgaggaggaggacgaggagctgGGGCCGGAACGTTGCTTTGAGTTGCACCGCAAGAGTTGGCTCTCCATGTTCGGCAGAAACGGCGCCATCCCCTTCGAGGCCGAGA CTCAGTACCCTCCCATGTGCTACACGGACATACCGATGCTGCCAGCAACTGCTGGACCTGGTGATACCATGGAGGTCTTCTTCGTCAAGGTGAATCAGATCACCAGCGACCTCCAATGGCCACTAGATGTCTATGGCATCGTCGCTGTGCGCGATTCCCTAGACTGGAAGCGCAACTACCTTTTCAGTCGCGGCAGAGATAATTGCCAGACCCTCACCTCTCAG GATTCTCTTTTGGAACTTACAGGTCCTAGCCGAGCTATCCTGCTGTGGGATGAGCCTATTTTTGAGATTGACCTGAAAGTGAAGGACAAAGGGAGTTCATCGTCTGAAGATGACAAGATTTTATGCTTGGATTTCTTTGGATACAACAACATCTCTTACAAAGGCAGTCTCAGTTACACCAGAACAGAGGTGCTTTCAAGCAAGCATAGCACAGTGGAGGTCAGGTACGCTCATCTCAAACGCTCCGTGGAGGCGACCATCACTGCCCGCATCAGCAAGGGATCAGGCAACTTTAGTGCACGCCTCACTGCCTGCAACACGAGCATTGGTGAGGATGTAGTGCTGCTGGACACCAGGGGCAAGGAGGTGTTCGTCAACAAGGATGGGGAGGTCACACTGCAGCGCCGAGTAGTCGTCGTGGAGGAGAGGGCTGAACTGATCCTTGGCATCAAGGCTGAACAGCTAGGTGACGCTGGCGTGAGCAGCACTAAGCTTGAGAAGAAGTTTGGTTTTGTAGCTAGTCAGCCCTGA
- the LOC101783594 gene encoding basic blue protein yields MASRLVLLVAAAAVAAAACLPAPASATEWMVGDNGGWRAKFNTTGWADGKTFTVGDALMFMYPQGKHTVVQVGNKDDFVACNLMANAIATWNSGNDVVTLDKPGKMWFFCSVPGHCANGMKLVIDVEDGALVPAPAPASAWF; encoded by the exons ATGGCGTCCAGGCTAGTGTTgctcgtggccgccgcggctgtcgccgccgccgcctgcctcccggcgccggcctccgccacgGAATGGATGGTAGGGGACAACGGCGGCTGGAGGGCCAAGTTCAACACGACCGGCTGGGCCGACGGCAAGACGTTCACGGTCGGCGACGCCCTCA TGTTCATGTACCCCCAGGGGAAGCACACGGTGGTCCAGGTCGGCAACAAGGACGACTTCGTGGCGTGCAACCTGATGGCCAATGCGATCGCGACGTGGAACTCCGGCAACGACGTCGTCACCCTCGACAAGCCCGGGAAGATGTGGTTCTTCTGCAGCGTTCCCGGCCACTGCGCCAACGGCATGAAGCTCGTCATCGACGTCGAGGACGGCGCACTGgtgccagcgccggcgccggcgtcggcgtggTTCTAG
- the LOC101762646 gene encoding eukaryotic translation initiation factor 3 subunit I, whose protein sequence is MRPILMKGHERPLTFLRYNRDGDLLFSCAKDHTPTVWYADNGDRLGTYRGHNGAVWSCDVSRDSARLITGSADQTAKLWDVSTGRELFSFRFDAPARSVEFAIGDALAVITTDNFMDHVPTVQVKHIAEDLDDQTDESALVITGIKGRINRAVWGPLNRTIITAGEDATIRIWDTEWIPLVDIDAMDPSL, encoded by the exons ATGAGGCCGATCCTGATGAAGGGGCACGAGCGCCCGCTCACGTTCCTGCGCTACAACCGCGACGGCGACCTCCTCTTCTCCTGCGCCAAGGACCACACCCCGACGGTCTGGTACGCCGACAACGGCGACCGCCTGGGGACCTACCGCGGCCACAACGGCGCCGTCTGGTCCTGCGACGTCTCCCGCGACTCGGCGCGCCTCATCACGGGCTCCGCCGACCAGACCGCCAAGCTCTGGGACGTCAGCACGGGGCGGGAGCTCTTCAGCTTCCGCTTCGACGCGCCTGCGAGGTCCGTTGAGTTCGCCATCGGGGACGCGCTCGCCGTCATCACCACCGACAACTTCATGGACCACGTCCCCACCGTCCAGGTCAAGCACATCGCCGAGGACCTCGACGACC AGACTGATGAATCCGCGCTCGTGATCACCGGCATCAAGGGGAGGATCAACAGGGCGGTTTGGGGCCCGCTCAACAGGACCATCATCACTGCCGGCGAGGACGCCACCATTCGCATCTGGGACACGGAG TGGATTCCTTTAGTGGATATCGACGCAATGGATCCGTCCCTCTAG